Within the Phaseolus vulgaris cultivar G19833 chromosome 9, P. vulgaris v2.0, whole genome shotgun sequence genome, the region AATTCTTCAACAGCTTCACACAATGTTCATCACTCCAATTATGAACTATCCACTGCTCATTCAATAATGTTGGTATAAGTTTCATGCATCAGTTTGAATAAATCAAAGTTTCAATCAACTGTTATTCATATTCAAGATAAGAAACACGTTCGTTGTGTTTAGAAGTTTATAAACCAAATAAAAGGTGTTTGATAAGAGAGATTCATCTCCcctttaaaattaaatactacTATATTTCCCTAGCACCCATCATTATGAATTGACCAAAATCCCCAGTAACACAGCCACACTTACCTTCAAAAATATGGCGTCTCCTTTAGGCACATTTTCAAACATATCTCCCCCAACGTGTTCCACTCCTGCAATATTAGGTACCTTTTGCTTTTAAAACTCAACCTCATATATTATTAACAAAGAAAGTATTGGACTCTAAGCaagtaaatagtttttaattttgcaGAACCACAGGATTGGAATGTGTAAGGATGATACCAGGATAAGAAGGAGCATCTTGAATGACACGAGGCAAGTCGAAATTGATGGCATGGATATGAGGGTATTTGGAAGTGATCAAGTTAATGTTGATCCCAAGACCACCACCAACATCCACCAGTGTTTTTATGCCCTCAAAACCTTCGTAGGATTCCAGAACCTTCTTCATCACCAAAGTGGTGTGATTGATCATTGCTGTGTTGAAAACCTTATTGAATCTTGAGTCCAAACGTGGATACTCAAAAGCAGGAATGCCATAAACCCTGTTGAATGGAACACCCCCCTCCCTAATTGCATCTTTCAGCTCACTCCTAACAATGTATAAACAAAGTTATTTCACTTGAGCAAATGAAGAAACGTGCCCAAAAGTGCCTCACAATTCATAAATCCTCTTGTAAACATTTACTTCCAATCACATAATTTAGCAGATCGCATACAATCATAATACTGAAATAGCAAACTCTGTTTTGACTCAATGATGTgactttattcttttattttatcacAACACTTATCACCcgcattaaatttaaaatataccaatATGTTTGTGATGGAAAAGGAacataaaatgataataatagtTGAGAGAGAGAGTTGAACCAGCTTTGTAGGAAGATTTTGTCTTGGCATAAGGCCATCACGGGCCCCAACGAAACTCCGTCAGAATTGGGAACAAAGAATGCGGCGACGGGAGTGATGGTGTAGAGGCGGTGAAAGGTGGGAGGAAGACGGTGGTCGGAAATGAGAGAAGAGTGAAGAATGGAGTGAGAAGAAAGAAGTGCGAGGAGACGATCTAGCATTGAGGCTGCTTTTGGGTTACTGCAACTAATCTTTGATGCTATTTCCTTAGCAGAGAGCTTAGCACCTTCTCCCGCTTCTTTCAGCACCTCAAACACTCCCAGCTC harbors:
- the LOC137822086 gene encoding caffeic acid 3-O-methyltransferase-like, with translation MASLPDSRLNSEEKRKEEEEEIQDEESFLRAMQLASSVVLSMAVQSATELGVFEVLKEAGEGAKLSAKEIASKISCSNPKAASMLDRLLALLSSHSILHSSLISDHRLPPTFHRLYTITPVAAFFVPNSDGVSLGPVMALCQDKIFLQSWSELKDAIREGGVPFNRVYGIPAFEYPRLDSRFNKVFNTAMINHTTLVMKKVLESYEGFEGIKTLVDVGGGLGININLITSKYPHIHAINFDLPRVIQDAPSYPGVEHVGGDMFENVPKGDAIFLKWIVHNWSDEHCVKLLKNCYDAIPDDGKVIVVEAVLPKIPETSNAYKEVSQMDVLMMTQHQGGKERCEEEFMILASAAGFSGIRYECHVNNLWVMEFFK